The following coding sequences lie in one Panicum virgatum strain AP13 chromosome 6N, P.virgatum_v5, whole genome shotgun sequence genomic window:
- the LOC120679641 gene encoding uncharacterized protein LOC120679641 isoform X1, with protein MAALASSRRICSAGVRLLAGAERSPFAAGSRSQARTLHESTTEVMCAQREKAIEDTKLMLEKELNQLKTNMEKRFIDQERSFDKAVLELRYDLKKDADQQNLKHYVDLLKVKLEIKANDFKMEEMLKSQGHKFDLKIRDHDIRTLKGLGWFFGFSTVFLCRSLLFGSDSKKTSSSE; from the exons ATGGCGGCGCTGGCTTCGTCCAGGCGGATCTGCTCCGCGGGGGTGAGGCTGCTTGCCGGAGCAGAGCGTTCCCCATTCGCCGCCGGATCCCGATCCCag GCACGCACCCTTCATGAGTCGACAACTGAAGTGATG TGCGCACAGCGTGAGAAGGCCATCGAAGATACCAAGCTGATGCTAGAAAAGGAGCTGAATCAACTGAAGACTAATATGGAGAAAAGGTTTATTGACCAGGAAAGAAG TTTTGACAAAGCCGTTCTTGAGCTTCGCTATGACTTGAAAAAGGATGCCGACCAGCAAAACCTGAAG CATTATGTGGATTTGCTGAAGGTAAAGTTAGAAATCAAAGCAAATGATTTCAAAATGGAGGAGATGCTTAAAAGTCAAGGACATAAATTCGA CCTGAAAATCCGTGATCATGACATAAGGACACTCAAAGGCTTGGGTTGGTTCTTCGGATTCAGCACTGTGTTCCTGTGTCGCTCCTTACTATTTGGTTCTGATTCGAAGAAGACATCAAGCAGTGAATAG
- the LOC120679641 gene encoding uncharacterized protein LOC120679641 isoform X3, with amino-acid sequence MAALASSRRICSAGVRLLAGAERSPFAAGSRSQCAQREKAIEDTKLMLEKELNQLKTNMEKRFIDQERSFDKAVLELRYDLKKDADQQNLKHYVDLLKVKLEIKANDFKMEEMLKSQGHKFDLKIRDHDIRTLKGLGWFFGFSTVFLCRSLLFGSDSKKTSSSE; translated from the exons ATGGCGGCGCTGGCTTCGTCCAGGCGGATCTGCTCCGCGGGGGTGAGGCTGCTTGCCGGAGCAGAGCGTTCCCCATTCGCCGCCGGATCCCGATCCCag TGCGCACAGCGTGAGAAGGCCATCGAAGATACCAAGCTGATGCTAGAAAAGGAGCTGAATCAACTGAAGACTAATATGGAGAAAAGGTTTATTGACCAGGAAAGAAG TTTTGACAAAGCCGTTCTTGAGCTTCGCTATGACTTGAAAAAGGATGCCGACCAGCAAAACCTGAAG CATTATGTGGATTTGCTGAAGGTAAAGTTAGAAATCAAAGCAAATGATTTCAAAATGGAGGAGATGCTTAAAAGTCAAGGACATAAATTCGA CCTGAAAATCCGTGATCATGACATAAGGACACTCAAAGGCTTGGGTTGGTTCTTCGGATTCAGCACTGTGTTCCTGTGTCGCTCCTTACTATTTGGTTCTGATTCGAAGAAGACATCAAGCAGTGAATAG
- the LOC120679641 gene encoding uncharacterized protein LOC120679641 isoform X2 — protein MFCCLLLYLSWLWDLFLISEEHLQARTLHESTTEVMCAQREKAIEDTKLMLEKELNQLKTNMEKRFIDQERSFDKAVLELRYDLKKDADQQNLKHYVDLLKVKLEIKANDFKMEEMLKSQGHKFDLKIRDHDIRTLKGLGWFFGFSTVFLCRSLLFGSDSKKTSSSE, from the exons ATGTTTTGTTGTTTGTTACTGTATCTGTCTTGGCTATGGGACTTGTTTCTGATTTCTGAAGAGCATTTGCAGGCACGCACCCTTCATGAGTCGACAACTGAAGTGATG TGCGCACAGCGTGAGAAGGCCATCGAAGATACCAAGCTGATGCTAGAAAAGGAGCTGAATCAACTGAAGACTAATATGGAGAAAAGGTTTATTGACCAGGAAAGAAG TTTTGACAAAGCCGTTCTTGAGCTTCGCTATGACTTGAAAAAGGATGCCGACCAGCAAAACCTGAAG CATTATGTGGATTTGCTGAAGGTAAAGTTAGAAATCAAAGCAAATGATTTCAAAATGGAGGAGATGCTTAAAAGTCAAGGACATAAATTCGA CCTGAAAATCCGTGATCATGACATAAGGACACTCAAAGGCTTGGGTTGGTTCTTCGGATTCAGCACTGTGTTCCTGTGTCGCTCCTTACTATTTGGTTCTGATTCGAAGAAGACATCAAGCAGTGAATAG
- the LOC120678290 gene encoding uncharacterized protein LOC120678290, with protein sequence MLKECLRYIPNAVNTVDVVTSTPTSSDAMDTTTAVTNVNVVASYLNNIEPLNGANFPDWKGKVMTCLAWNDLDLALRQDKPVVAAGQTSAALEKWERSDHMALMVMSQTISAGIKGAIHTKDAQGEDLSAKAFLAKIEENFKSSSKTYASTLVMELVASQYDGKTGIRQHILNMCDMANKLKEI encoded by the exons ATGCTCAAGGAGTGTCTGCGCTACATCCCCAACGCCGTCAACACCGTCGACGTCGTCACGTCTACACCAACTTCCAGCGACGCCATGGACACCACTACTGCTG TGACAAATGTCAATGTTGTGGCCTCCTACCTGAACAACATCGAGCCGCTCAATGGAGCAAATTTTCCTGACTGGAAGGGCAAGGTCATGACGTGCTTGGCTTGGAATGATCTTGATCTGGCATTAAGGCAGGATAAGCCTGTTGTTGCTGCAGGACAGACTTCAGCTGCTCTGGAAAAGTGGGAAAGATCAGACCACATGGCGCTTATGGTCATGTCTCAGACCATCAGTGCTGGCATTAAGGGCGCCATCCACACCAAGGATGCGCAGGGAGAAGATCTGAGTGCTAAGGCCTTTCTAGCAAAGATTGAGGAGAACTTCAAGAGCTCATCCAAGACTTATGCAAGCACTCTCGTCATGGAGTTAGTGGCCTCTCAGTATGATGGGAAGACTGGCATCAGGCAGCACATTCTCAACATGTGTGATATGGCCAACAAGCTTAAGGAGATTTAG